The following nucleotide sequence is from Ornithodoros turicata isolate Travis chromosome 2, ASM3712646v1, whole genome shotgun sequence.
CGTGTGGTTTTAGCAGGGTCGGAAGATTTATCCCTCGACCGACTAGCCACGTTGGCTGACCGGATTGCAGATTACTCAGAGCCCCCTAAGCCGTCCATCATGGCCGCAGCCACCTCGGAGCAGTCCCCGCGCTTGGACCGCATTGAGCTCCAGCTTCAACAGCTCACTGATGCCTTGCAGTCTCTCACGGCTGCCGGTCCTCGGCGCCGTAGCCGTTCCGCTCCCCGATCCCGCCGCCGCTCATCACCGACTCCTTCTCAAGAACCCCAGGCCACTAACCGGCTTTGCTGGTACCATCATCGTTTTCGGCACAGAGCTCAACGTTGCGTCCCACCCTGCGCTTGGCAGGAAAACCAACGGGCCGATCACTGATGGCGGCAGGCGATCCTGGCCCTACTCCCAGCCGCCTCTTCACTATACGCGACCGCATCGCGGGCTATCGTCTTCTGGTCGACACTGGCGCTGAGTTCAGCGTAATTCCAGCGTCTGCGGCTGATCGTCGCCGTTCCCACTCCGGCTCAAACCTTCAAGCCGCAAACGGCACAGCGATCAAGACGTATGGGCTACGCTCTTTAACGCTCGACCTTGGACTGAGGCGAACTTTCCGCTGGGTGTTCGTTATTGCCGACGTCACGCAACCCATACTAGGCGCCGACTTCTTGGCATTCTTCAACCTTGCCGTTAATGTCCGCCATCGCCGCTTATGTGACAGCACCACTAGGCTTCAGGTGACAGGTGCCTCGTCTCCGCAAGCTCCGACCGGTATCCGCGCGCTTCGTCCTCCTTCGCCATACGCCGCGCTCCTGGACGAGTTCCCGGACATTACGAAGCCCTGTAACCTGAAGGCCCAAGTCAAACACAACGTGACACACCACATCGCTACCACCGGCCCTCCCGTCTCTTTTCGCTACCGCCGGCTCTACGGTACTCGTCTTGCCATAGCCAAACGAGAGTTTGAGCATATGTTGGATCTGGGCATCATCCGCCCGCCCTCCAGTAGTTGGGCATCACCATTACACATGGTACCGAAGAAAGACCCAGGTGACTGGAGGCCGTGCGGGGATTATAGAGCCCTCGACACCAAGACAATACCGGACAGGTAGCCGCTGCCCCATATTCACGATTTTACGGCTGATCTTGCACGCTGCACAGTATTTACCACCCTGGATTTGGTTAAGGCTTATCACCAGATCCCTGTGCACCCGCCCGATATCCCGAAGACCGCCGTTATTACACCCTTTGGGCTATATGAATTCGTGAGAATGCCATTCGGCCTGCGCAATGCAGCGCAAAGCTTCCAACGGTTCATCAATGACGTGCTACGGGGATTGCCATTCGTCTATGCATACATAGACGATCCCCTTATTGCAAGCGCCTCCCAGCAAGAACACGTCGCTCATCTCCGCCAAGTGTTCACACGCCTTCAAGAGCATGGCCTGGTGATCAACATAAAGAAGTGTAGTTTCGGACAAAGCGAAGCCCAGTTCCTTGGCCATCACATCGACCAGCACGGCATACGCCCGCTGGAGTCGAAAGTTCAAGCCATCCGCGATTTCCCGCGCCCGCAAACAGTCCGACAGCTCCGCCAGTTCTTGGGCTTGCTCAATTTCCACCGTCGTTTCATTCCCCGCTGCGCATTCGTCCTACATCCCCTCACCGACCTCCTAAGGGCACCGAAACCATCCACTTCCCCGTTACCCTGGTCTCCGGAAGCAGAGAGTTCCTTTCAGGCGGCTAAACAAGCTTTGGTGAGCGCAACTTTGCTCGTTCATCCAATTCCATCTGCCCCAACACGCCTGATGACGGACGCTTCGACCACAGCCGTTGGTGCTGTTCTGCAACAGTTTGCTGACGGCGAGTGGCGGCCGCTCGGTTTCTTCTCCCGCCGCCTCAAGCCCGCTGAGGCACGCTACAGCACGTTCGGCCGCGAACTTCTTGCCGTCTACGCTGCTGTGAAGCACTACCGTTATCTACTGGCTGGATGTGATTTCCATGTACTCACTGATCACAAGCCACTGACGTTCGCATTCATCGGAAACCATTCCGGCTACTCCGAGCGCAAAACCCGCCAGCTGGCGTTCATATCTGAGTACTCTACGGACGTTCGCCACATTCCAGGTGTCGACAATTCGGCAGCTGATGCCCTTTCGCGCATCCACGCCATCCCGTTTCTGCCCTCTCCTGTGAATGCCGCCCAGCTTTTGAAAGCCCAAGCACAGGACGCAGAAGTAAAGGACCACCTAGCCGGCGCATCGTCTCTGCAGCTCAAGCCCGTCTACCTACCCGGCTTGGAAGACCCCCCTCTTGTGTGATGTATCCACGCCCCGACCTCGACCATTCGTCCCCGAGCCTTTGCGACGCAAGATATTCGCCGAATACCACGACATTGCTCATCCCGGCGTGCGCGCGACGCATAAGGCCATCGCCGATCGTTACGTCTGGCCGGGAATCAACAGGGACATCCGCAGGTGGACCCAGTCTTGCATCGCTTGTCAGCGGTCGAAAGTACAGCGCCACACAAGGACGCCTATTCGGCCGTTCCCGACCCCTGCCGGCCGCTTCCACCATCTTCACCTCGATTTAGTCGGCCCACTGCCCATCTCTCATAGCTGCCGATACCTTCTCACGGCAGTCGATCGATTCACGCGCTGGCCAGAGGTCGTCCCCATCCCCGACATAACCGCTGACACCGTCGGTCGCGCCTTCCTTCTTGCCTGGGTCGCTCGTTTCGGCTGCCCTGCAATCGTCACTACCGACAAGGGCAGGCAATTCACCTCACGCAGCTTCTCATCCCTCCTTGCTGCTATTGGTGCACagcacatcaccaccaccgcttaCCACCCTGCGGCAAATGGGATGGTTGAGCGGCTCCACAGGCAACTGAAAGCCGCCATCTGCGCCCGCCCCGACCCCACCAGCTGGGTCGACCACCTCCCTTGGGTCCTCCTTGGCCTCAGGTCCTCCCTCAAGCAGGACCTTAAGTGCAGCTCGGCTGAATTAGTCTTCGGCTGCCCATTACGGTTACCTGGCGATTTCTTGGAGCACCCTTCCAGGCACCCTCCCGCAGGTGACGACTTCGCCAGACAACTCAGGGATCACTTCCGCACCATCCAACTGGCTCCGCCTCGGCAACTTTTGTACAGAAAGATATTCGTGCACCCCGACCTGAACAAGTCTTCCCACGTGTTCATCCGTGCGGACCACGTGAAGCCCCCGCTTACTCCAGTATACACAGGCCCGTATCAAGTCCTCTCCCGCGACGATAAGACGGTCACGGTCGACATCAACGGCCATCGTACAACGGTTTCCCAGGACCGGCTCAAACCCGCATATGTCGAAGCTATCACCTATCCGGCGCAGCTTCCCGTTCTGCCCACACGACACAAGGGCCGTCCGCCTAACCGTCCTCGACAAAACGCTGTCTTCTGGCGCTCTCCACTGGTCACGCACCAGTGTctagggggggagccctgtagcgcaGCCATCAAAAGATGACGACGAGCGCTCAGCTAAGGCGAGCGCGAGGAGCGACAATAAACCTTCAGTTGTTTCCAAACCTTCGCAGGCTGCGGTAGTCCTTCTTCTCCCTCCGCGTTGCCTGCCTcaccctcacgaaggacggatccacgtttatctggagtgaagcccagcaacaggcgtttgatgaattgaagacgcgtctacagacagcacccgtgcttgcccacttcgatccaaacgccgaaacagaaatacccaccgacgcaagcaacgatggtctaggagccgtgctcgttcaacttcacgacggcgtcgaacgtgtcatcgcttacgcaagcagaacgctaaccaaggcagagaagaactattcgacgaccgaaaaagagtgccttgcactcatatgggccatcacaaaattgcgcccctacctgtacggacggccgttcaaggtggtaacagaccaccattctctgtgctggctggctggctggtttaagggacccctcaagacgcctagcgagatggagcctccgattacaggagtatgacgtaaccgtcacttacacgtcaggaagaaaacacaacgacgccgactgcctgtcccgagcaccactccagcgacaggacaacagcctcgacgacgacgacgccttcctcggtctaatgagcgcgactaccatgtctactaagcagtataacgaccccgaattgaagacacttgtcgactatctgcagggccgcgccgacaatgttcctcccatcttcagaagatcactcccaagtttttccctacgtaatggtgtcctctacaaagaaaaccacgcaccacaaggcgctacgtggcttctcgttgtgcctggggacatgcgcatcgagattcttgaatcctgccacgacgaaccgtcatcaggtcatttgggatacagccggacactggcccgtattagggaaaagtactactggccaaaactggccaagacagtacaccactacgtaaggacgtgccgggaatgccaacgacgaaaaacgccgatgGTACGACCTTCTgagtaccttcagccaatcgcaccgccgtcggcgccgttcgagcagattgggatggatctactcgggcccttcccacgttcgtcttccggaaatcgttgggtaatcgtcgccaccgactacctgacatgctatgctgagactaaggcacttccacagggcacagcaacagaagtggcgaagttcttcatcgagaacatcgtactacggcacggagctccgaccgccttaatcaccgataggggaacggcattcacaaacaggctaacacaagaaatccttcgactcagccacaccgctcaccggaggacaacggcgtaccatccgcagacgaacgggctcaccgaacgcctaaacaaaactcttgccgacatgatttcgatgtacgtcgacgtcgagcacaagacatgggacgaaatactgccttacgtcacgttcgcctataataCGGCTGtgcaggaaacaacgggattcacaccgttccgccttgcacacggccatgacgcatcgactatgctggacgcgatgctgccccacgaacccagtgatgtggaaaacgacgctctggacttcacacagcgagcagaagaagcccgccagctggcgagactacggattggtcaacaacaacgcgtcgatgaaagaagatacaatttgcgccgacgagacgtacgcttcagtccaggtgacttggtatgggtttggacgccgattcgacgacatggcctgagcgagaagctactgaagcggtacttcgctccctacaaagtacttcgacgcattggagacctggattacgaagtggtacctgagggcagtgttccctctcgacgacccccgaggactgaaatagttcacgtagttcgactcaagccgtactacagcaggtagcgctgaagactggctggaaggaaacaacatgaaaaaaaaaaggagaagaaacggcatcgagacgatgccccgtctacggagggggcaatgccacgaataatcatcgcgaaacttccagggcaggcacgaaacggtacatctcatcccggcgcatgctgaagaagaagcaagaagcttccagacacatcgcctgctctctggcaaacgcacgtgctgtttctagacttttcggcgcgacgcttaaatgcttgtgcgctccaagctggagcattcattctttggactcagttgtgttcagagagctatcactcttgtgttttgctaccaagtagtctaataaaccgttcgctgtttattcgacgactcgccgacccatttcgcttcgtgacaatatcttCTCAcatcttgtaacaggcttcactggagctttaggtgcttcgacaccgaagagcagttcaaaagccaatcgCAGTTTGCACACCCAGTATGTGAAGGTGTACAGTTTTCGAAAACAGCTGGGCCAGGtgtgtcgttgttgccgatggctgcgggagcactaaaaaataaaataaaaacaatttaTTGACGATGCGTAACTCTGAACTAAAATCACTGTTATGAATAGGCAATCGATGTTGATTTCGTACTTGAACACCAAAgcacacttgtcacaaacgttcgtagatcacagtgaatgaacggctgcgacatGCATGAGGGGAAACtatagcataaccacacatataaTTTAATTAGCGGCATATCCGAAACACACAAGTCACGGCAACGCACTGCACTATGAAACGCCTCTAACGTACAGAGTGACTCGTAAAtaggcgcgtttacatgaaggcgacaTAAGTCGACTGGGCGAGATAGGTGGATCTCCCCTCTCCATATAAACCCGCCTACATCGACCTAAAGGGGACGTCGAAGCAGCAGAAATAAGTCGCTACGTTGGGGTAGATCGGACGACTGGAGTCGTCTCGCCTTTGCCATGTAAACCattggagtgcagctgtagccagtgttgccacacgtaaaaaaaaattatctgtagatccgagttcgaaaaatctgtagatcgagctaaaattcTGTAGCCACTCAAAACAGTTTCTTGAACGCTCTGCCTTCAAATCtggaggaagtcactgaaaaggttagccagctgtaggactcgaacccacatcttctggattaccggtccagggctctaccaattgagctaagctaacacgccttctcagcgacttccagggtgcgtcatctgaagggacaaaccagtcactctctcttactcatcctcctttcactcttacatttttgctcactcatacacacattgacacgacagggatcgacgaaagcggcaattgttgaacaagagagaactgatgttctgaggctggaacaacatagaagggacaatcacatacaagcgCCTGCCTGCGTGTCTAAATTAATGGAAGAGCAAGGACTTATTttgttccactgctgaagaccacagccggAACTTATTGCTGCGGCGCACTGGCGTTACGCGTTGGAACTTCCAGTTTCGGTTTGCCATGTCGCGTTTTTTATGATTGTAGCAGACTTAGGTGTCTGCTGCAaccacaaaataaataaataaataaataaaagtgtcACTGCACGTAGACCTTAATACTTTGACGTGTGTATGCGCATCAGCTATGCCGCTCCAATGCATGAATAACGCATCTCGTGTAGTAGGAACATTTCTCTCGCTCGTTCCAACATCACAGTGAGCGAGGATCACAATGAatcacaaaaacaataaagctcgatatattatttccacagacataatgaaagcgtacATGCGTGATGTAAACTATAAATGTTGTGGTTTCACTTCAAAGCCAGTCAAGTCTACGAGGCAAACTAGTAACGCGCACACAACACTCAAGAAAACTGATTTTGCGTTGAGGCTCGCCAATGGTTCAGTCGCCGTAGACGTCCTTCTCCGGCGAGCCCCGCCAGCTTTGTGATCGACGGATCAAATCCTTGTCAACGGCGAAGGCGAAGACCCAACAGCATGCGTTTCGTGTGAATGAGGTCCGTTATGGTAGTTGTTGAGATATGGTTGATTCCTCCAAGTACCCGTACCATACAATAAGggtcgagccccccccccccttttacaGCCGCCAAATGTTTTGTGACACTCGCACCCTTTGTTTCCTACCCACCTCTAGAGGGGTTATTATTGAAAGTGTAGCTCAGACGTGTGGCAGCAGCGCTGCCTGCACCACTACTCTGAGACATGCAATGAAACGCATCCATACACAAACAACTTTAATTTTAAGATTATGAATGGAGTTTCACTAGGCATTGGAAGCTGTCATGATGGCTTTGTATTCATAATGTTACGTTACGAACATCATGCAAAAAGCATGAAACAGCGAAAGCAAACGAAAACGAAGTTAAACTGCGCGAGAGCTTGCGGCTCGTGATGCCGCGATAGGCCGTCCACCGGCGCTTAGTCGGCACGGTGCAAGGTCCTTCGTTTCACGGGAAGGCACGTGACTCGAAGCAGAAGAGCTTCTCAGAGCCCCACAAACATCgttccgcaaggcgcgcagcgagcgtcagcgcatccatgtaaacaatcttACGTCACCGGGTGCCATTTCCGCGACCAAGCgttcccatgcattggataggccggtaagcacaccagtccttctagctcaccatagttgagatgccgtttcttttcttcgttttcatcaaattaacgccggaaaatattctaaaaaatagACGGTAAAGCACTCATTCCCGCGTTCTGCTGATGtttttcatcgttgtcgttttgtgaACTGATGCGAAACACTGTGTTGAGTGATCCATTCGTTGGAGCATAACATCATGAGATTTCAAAaaatctctgtagatctgtagatttttcaaaaagtaggtagatctcatgataaatctgtaggtgtggcaacactggctgtagcttccacagtttcgccacgaaaaccaccgcccgcttgaccacgtgatcatccgtaacgaatcacgacaaagtagccggaaaacggcgccgaaaagcgcgcgctggctgatcgaactgcgcatgtgcactacgtgccctctccacaccctcttGTTGCTAGACGAGTGAGAGACCAGGACAGCTGTTCGCTGGATGCTCGTCAGAGGGCAACTGAACGAGCGCCGATTTATTTCTCGCGCGCCTTGGCAGGCTGCGCGCTGACGATGATAATGGCGCTACAACTGCTCCCTCCCTAAGGCGATGCAGGATTGCGTCGACTGATGACGAGGTGCGTCGTCCAGGAGACTCGACGGTTGGAATTACAGGTAGCGGCCGGGGCAGGGAGAGAAGGAAGGGGGTCGTCGACGAATGAGACAGCTGGAATGGTACTGGCAGGTGGGGTGCTGTCGAGCCATGCTGGTTTTAAACGCTCGATGTTGACGTTGTCCTGCCGTCCGTTGATGAGTACAGTGAAGAATGAGGACGACCGGTGCAGTACGGGGTGAGGGCCGGTGTAGGGTGTTTGCAGAGACTTCCGGAGAGCGGACGAAAACATGCGTGCACCGGGACAGTTTAGGGTGTTGATAGGCGGGTCTCCGTGCAAGCTGCCGAGTAGACGCGGGACGCAGAGAAGCCATGGCACCCCGGAGGCGGGATACAAAGTCCGCCGGAGAAAGGGTAATGTTCGGGGCTGGCGCGACAAGGTCACCGGGAAGGCGGAGGGCCGAACCGTACAGCATGTCGGCTGAGGTTGCCCCGAAGTCCGGCTTGAAGGCGGTGCGGATGCCAAGGAGGATGACAGGTATTGCCTCAGGCCAAGGGGTCTCTGGGGTGGCCCGCAACGCAACCTTGATTTAATGATGTAAGCGCTCCACAAGGCCATTAGATAAGGGATGATAGGCTGTGGTACGGCGGGTGCCGAGGGCATTCATGAAATTTGTGAACAGCGCCGATTCAAATTGGGGGCCTCGATCCGTGGTAATCAGCGAGGGAACTCCAAATCGGGATACCCATTCACGGATGAGGGCTGAGGCGACGGTAGGGGCTGTCGCATCAGGTAGTGGGATTGCTTCTGGCCAGCGTGTGAATCGATCGATGATGGTTAGGAGGTATCTAAAGCCTTGAGACAGCGGGAGGGGACCAACAAGGTCGATATGGATGTGATCGAAACGCTGGTCAGGTGGTGTGAAAGTCGAAGGTGGAATACGGGTGTGGCGCTGAACTTTGTTGCGTAGGCAGGGGAGGCAGGACTGGACCCAGTGCTTAATATCCGCATGCATCCGGGGCCAGACGTATCGCTGAGTGATGGCCTTCTGAGTTGCTCGGAGGCCTGAGTGTCATAACGAGTGAAAGCTGTCGAAGTCGGGTCGACGAAACTGTGCGGGAAGGATGGGACGAGGATGGCCTTGCGACGTGTCGCAGGCTATAGTTGAAGAGGCGCCGGGCAGAAGGACATCCTCAATCGACAAGGCGGCAGACTTGCTGGCGCGGAAGGAGGCGAGCTCATTGTCTCCGGCTTGCGCTCTGGTTAAGGCATCAAAGGATAATGACGGTGGTGTCAGTGGCTCGGCGGTCTGGATGTGGGTGACGGCGCGGCTGAGAGCGTCCGCGACGGGGTTGTTAGCTCCGCTCACGTGCTGAATATCCGTAGTGAATTCGGAGATAAAGGAAAGATGTCGAATCTCTCTTGGTGCGTATGAACTTCCAGCAGATGACAATGCGTAGGTGAGCGGTTTGTGGTCTGTGTAGATGGTGAAAGAACGACCCTCAAGAAAATGCCTGAAGTGCTTCACGGTGAGGTAAGCAGCGCGAAGCTCACGACCAAACGTGCTGTACCGTCTTTCTGCGGGTTCCAGCTTACGCGAGAAGAATGCCAAAGGCTGCCACGAAGAAGACACCCGCTGCTGGAGCACCGCGCCGACGGCAGTATCGGAGGTATCTACCATGACGCATGTTGGGGCATCGTGCCGTGGGTGAATGAGTAGGGATGCTGCAGCGATGTCAAGGCGTATCGTTTCGAATGCGCTTGTGGCTTCAGGTGTCCAGAGTAAGGTCGACGAACGCTGCTTGCGCGATGATAGGAGGTCGTCAAGTGGTTGGAGAGTAGCCGCGATGGAAGGGACGAAACGGCGGTAAAAATTTACCATCCCGAGGAATTGGCGCAGCTTGGTGATGGAGTCAGGTCGGGGAAAATTGCGGATAGCGGCGACTTTGGATGGTAGGGGAAGAACGCCGTCTTTGGTTATCCGGTGTCCAAGGAAGTCGAGTTTCGTAACACCAAATTCGCTCTTCGCGGTGTTGATTACGATGCCATGCT
It contains:
- the LOC135384773 gene encoding uncharacterized protein LOC135384773, which gives rise to MAAGDPGPTPSRLFTIRDRIAGYRLLVDTGAEFSVIPASAADRRRSHSGSNLQAANGTAIKTYGLRSLTLDLGLRRTFRWVFVIADVTQPILGADFLAFFNLAVNVRHRRLCDSTTRLQVTGASSPQAPTGIRALRPPSPYAALLDEFPDITKPCNLKAQVKHNVTHHIATTGPPVSFRYRRLYGTRLAIAKREFEHMLDLGIIRPPSSSWASPLHMVPKKDPGDWRPCGDYRALDTKTIPDR
- the LOC135384775 gene encoding uncharacterized protein LOC135384775 → MVERLHRQLKAAICARPDPTSWVDHLPWVLLGLRSSLKQDLKCSSAELVFGCPLRLPGDFLEHPSRHPPAGDDFARQLRDHFRTIQLAPPRQLLYRKIFVHPDLNKSSHVFIRADHVKPPLTPVYTGPYQVLSRDDKTVTVDINGHRTTVSQDRLKPAYVEAITYPAQLPVLPTRHKGRPPNRPRQNAVFWRSPLVTHQCLGGEPCSAAIKR